In the Enterococcus saigonensis genome, one interval contains:
- a CDS encoding formate/nitrite transporter family protein translates to MFTPEEILEITIQNGSKKIHKTPLAKAILGFIGGAMISLGYLAYIRISAPIPKEFSGLGTLLGAAVFPIGLIVILLAGGELITGNMMAVSLACYARKVSLKELVGNWLFITCWNVIGGIFVAYFFGHLVGLTHEGIYQAQVIQVAQHKIHASFIQSFISGIGCNWFVGLALWLCYGAKDAAGKIVAIWFPVMIFVAIGFQHSVANCFVIPASIFEGSATWQNFITNFVPVYLGNIVGGSIFVSGLYYYSYKKKN, encoded by the coding sequence ATGTTTACACCAGAAGAAATTTTAGAAATAACAATCCAAAATGGCAGCAAAAAAATTCACAAAACGCCCCTAGCCAAAGCAATTTTAGGCTTTATCGGCGGTGCCATGATTTCTTTAGGCTACTTAGCCTACATTCGCATTTCTGCTCCGATTCCAAAAGAGTTTTCGGGTCTAGGAACCCTTTTAGGTGCTGCTGTTTTTCCCATCGGCTTAATTGTCATTTTACTAGCTGGAGGTGAATTGATTACTGGGAATATGATGGCAGTATCTCTGGCTTGTTACGCCAGGAAAGTCTCATTAAAAGAACTCGTGGGCAATTGGCTTTTTATTACCTGTTGGAATGTAATTGGGGGAATTTTTGTCGCCTATTTTTTCGGTCATCTCGTCGGGTTAACACACGAAGGCATTTATCAAGCACAAGTTATCCAAGTCGCACAGCATAAAATTCACGCCAGCTTTATTCAATCCTTTATTTCAGGCATTGGCTGTAATTGGTTTGTTGGTCTGGCGTTATGGCTTTGTTATGGTGCTAAAGACGCCGCTGGTAAAATAGTTGCCATTTGGTTTCCTGTCATGATTTTTGTCGCTATCGGTTTTCAGCATAGTGTCGCAAATTGCTTCGTTATCCCTGCTTCCATTTTTGAAGGTAGCGCCACTTGGCAAAATTTTATAACAAACTTTGTTCCTGTTTATTTGGGTAATATTGTTGGCGGAAGCATTTTTGTTTCGGGCCTTTATTACTACAGTTATAAGAAAAAAAACTAG
- a CDS encoding PTS sugar transporter subunit IIA, translating to MTKILITGHGNFASGLVSNLSLIAGENSELIALDYNGMDSLENFSEKMNQKVSQLGERVFILTDIKGGTPFNVAYHLKASNPDNILLFAGVNTPVVLEILVHNFDGKSEEEVYQQLQRPELFLTRAEFKNIVDIEDEID from the coding sequence ATGACAAAAATACTAATTACTGGACATGGGAATTTTGCTTCTGGATTGGTATCAAACTTGAGCCTAATTGCAGGAGAAAACTCAGAATTAATCGCATTAGACTATAATGGGATGGATTCACTGGAAAATTTTAGTGAGAAAATGAATCAAAAAGTATCTCAATTAGGAGAAAGAGTATTTATCTTAACGGATATTAAAGGCGGTACACCGTTTAACGTAGCATATCATCTTAAAGCAAGTAATCCTGATAATATTCTACTTTTTGCCGGCGTGAATACTCCCGTTGTTTTAGAGATTTTAGTTCATAATTTTGATGGAAAATCAGAAGAAGAAGTTTACCAACAATTACAACGTCCGGAATTATTTTTAACTCGTGCAGAATTTAAAAATATAGTGGATATTGAAGATGAGATAGATTAA
- a CDS encoding urocanate hydratase, translating to MIDLKDIEQAMTVKLDDVLPEKTIFQEGIRRAPDRGFRLTKEQTELALKNALRYVHPKYHEIVIPEFLEELRTRGRIYGYRWYPKERIYGKPIDAYKGNCTAAKAMQVMIDNNLDFAVALYPYELVTYGETGQVCSNWMQYHLIKKYLEIMTDEQTLVVESGHPLGLFKSKKDAPRVIITNGLLVGEYDNIDDWEIAEEMGVTNYGQMTAGGWMYIGPQGIVHGTFNTLLNAGRLKLGIADDGDLAGKLFISSGLGGMSGAQGKAGEIANAVAIIAEVDRSRIDTRLEQGWISNLATTPAEAINIATAYLTKKEKTSIAYHGNIVELLEYIDQNNIPVDLLSDQTSCHNVYNGGYCPAGITFEERTELLATDSKKFQQLVDETLARHYRVIKSLVAKGTYFFDYGNSFMKAIYDSGIKEISKNGVDDKDGFIWPSYVEDIMGPMLFDYGYGPFRWVCLSGNHEDLVATDQAAMEVIDPNRRYQDRDNYNWIRDAEKNQLVVGTQARILYQDCMGRVNIALKFNELVREGKIGPVMLGRDHHDVSGTDSPFRETSNIKDGSNVCADMATQCYAGNAARGMSLIALHNGGGVGIGKSINGGFGLVLDGSELVDEIIKSAIAWDTMGGVARRSWARNDHAIETSIEYNKMNKGTDHITIPYLADQSKVDAALQELFN from the coding sequence ATGATCGACTTAAAAGACATCGAACAAGCGATGACGGTAAAATTAGATGACGTTTTACCAGAAAAAACAATTTTTCAAGAAGGAATTCGGCGCGCTCCTGACCGCGGTTTTCGTTTAACCAAAGAACAAACCGAACTGGCATTAAAAAATGCCTTGCGTTATGTTCATCCCAAATATCATGAGATTGTGATCCCCGAATTTTTAGAAGAATTGCGAACACGGGGACGTATTTATGGTTATCGCTGGTATCCAAAAGAACGCATCTATGGCAAACCCATTGACGCATACAAAGGAAATTGTACCGCCGCTAAAGCCATGCAAGTAATGATTGACAATAATTTGGATTTTGCAGTGGCTCTTTACCCGTATGAATTGGTTACGTACGGTGAAACAGGGCAAGTTTGTTCCAACTGGATGCAATATCATTTGATTAAAAAGTATCTTGAAATTATGACAGACGAACAAACATTGGTAGTAGAATCTGGGCACCCATTAGGTTTATTTAAGTCTAAAAAAGACGCACCACGGGTAATTATTACCAATGGCCTACTCGTTGGCGAATACGATAATATTGATGATTGGGAAATTGCCGAAGAAATGGGTGTCACCAATTATGGCCAAATGACAGCAGGCGGCTGGATGTATATTGGACCACAAGGAATTGTACACGGGACATTTAATACCCTTTTAAATGCTGGACGGTTAAAACTGGGGATTGCAGATGATGGCGACTTAGCTGGAAAGCTATTCATTTCTTCTGGTCTTGGGGGAATGTCTGGTGCTCAAGGTAAGGCTGGCGAAATTGCCAATGCTGTGGCGATCATCGCCGAAGTTGACCGTTCTCGAATTGATACCCGTTTGGAACAAGGCTGGATTTCAAATCTTGCCACCACGCCTGCAGAGGCTATAAACATTGCAACGGCGTATTTAACCAAAAAAGAAAAAACCTCCATTGCCTATCACGGAAATATCGTCGAACTACTGGAATACATTGATCAAAATAATATACCCGTTGATTTATTGTCTGACCAGACTTCTTGTCATAATGTTTACAATGGTGGCTATTGTCCAGCTGGAATTACATTTGAAGAACGAACAGAGCTGCTAGCAACAGATAGCAAAAAATTCCAGCAACTCGTAGATGAAACGCTAGCACGTCACTATCGTGTTATTAAATCCCTTGTTGCTAAAGGAACTTATTTCTTTGATTATGGCAACTCTTTTATGAAAGCCATTTATGATTCCGGTATAAAAGAAATTTCCAAAAATGGTGTTGATGATAAAGACGGTTTTATTTGGCCATCTTACGTAGAAGATATTATGGGACCAATGCTTTTTGATTATGGCTATGGCCCATTTCGTTGGGTGTGCTTGAGTGGAAACCACGAAGATTTAGTAGCAACTGACCAGGCCGCAATGGAAGTGATTGATCCAAATCGCCGCTACCAAGACCGCGATAACTATAATTGGATTCGCGATGCAGAAAAAAATCAGCTCGTGGTGGGCACACAAGCCCGCATTCTTTACCAAGATTGTATGGGACGCGTAAATATCGCACTAAAATTCAATGAATTGGTACGTGAAGGAAAAATTGGACCAGTTATGCTAGGACGAGATCATCATGATGTTTCTGGCACAGATTCACCTTTCCGTGAAACATCTAATATTAAAGACGGTAGTAATGTTTGTGCTGATATGGCAACACAATGCTATGCCGGCAACGCCGCGCGCGGCATGTCGCTAATTGCTTTGCATAACGGCGGCGGCGTTGGAATTGGCAAATCAATTAATGGCGGTTTTGGTCTTGTTTTAGATGGTTCTGAATTGGTAGATGAAATTATCAAATCTGCTATTGCCTGGGACACTATGGGCGGTGTGGCGCGACGTAGCTGGGCACGAAATGATCATGCCATTGAAACATCAATTGAATACAATAAGATGAACAAAGGGACTGATCATATTACCATTCCTTATTTAGCAGACCAAAGTAAAGTGGATGCTGCACTACAAGAACTTTTTAATTAG
- the hutI gene encoding imidazolonepropionase, translating to MKADKILKNFSQIFCPIDQGIPLRGEQMSEAVIIEDGYIAIKDGKILAVAKGDPDEALIDEETEIIDYTGKLATPGLIDCHTHLVYGGSREHEFSQKLNGVAYLDILAQGGGILSTVEATRKASFKELYDKSAALLDKMLIHGVTTVEAKSGYGLNWETEEKQLQVVKKLNEEHAVDLVSTFMGAHAIPAEYKGRASEFIDFIIHDMLPKVKAENLAEFCDIFCEKGVFTAQESEKLLQAAKDMGFKLRIHADEIATIGGVDVAAKLGAVSAEHLMMITDEGIKKLSEAHVIGNLLPATTFSLMEDTYAPAKKMIDHGMAITLTTDSNPGSCPTANLQFIMQLGCFMQKLTPIQVFNAVTINAAYSVCRADTIGSFDKGKNADIAIFDAPNIDFPLYFFATNLVEAVYKAGNLVISQRQYSVK from the coding sequence ATGAAAGCAGATAAAATTCTTAAAAATTTTAGTCAGATTTTTTGTCCAATTGATCAAGGAATTCCTTTACGCGGCGAACAAATGAGTGAAGCTGTGATTATAGAAGATGGCTATATTGCAATTAAAGATGGGAAAATTTTAGCTGTAGCAAAAGGCGATCCCGACGAAGCACTTATTGATGAGGAAACAGAAATTATTGATTATACCGGAAAATTAGCGACACCGGGCTTGATTGATTGCCATACCCATTTGGTTTATGGGGGCAGTCGCGAACATGAATTTTCACAAAAGTTAAACGGGGTGGCTTATTTAGATATTTTAGCACAAGGCGGAGGTATTTTAAGTACTGTGGAAGCGACAAGAAAAGCTTCTTTCAAAGAGCTTTATGATAAATCTGCTGCGTTGCTGGATAAAATGCTCATTCACGGGGTGACCACAGTAGAAGCCAAAAGTGGGTATGGTTTAAATTGGGAAACCGAAGAAAAGCAACTGCAAGTTGTTAAAAAACTAAATGAAGAACACGCGGTAGATTTGGTCTCTACCTTTATGGGTGCTCACGCTATCCCAGCGGAGTACAAAGGTCGCGCAAGTGAATTTATCGATTTTATTATTCATGATATGTTGCCGAAAGTAAAAGCAGAGAATTTAGCAGAGTTCTGTGATATTTTCTGTGAAAAAGGCGTCTTCACAGCCCAAGAATCTGAAAAACTATTGCAAGCTGCAAAAGATATGGGCTTTAAATTGCGAATCCACGCCGATGAGATTGCTACGATTGGCGGAGTGGACGTGGCAGCAAAATTAGGAGCTGTTAGTGCAGAACATCTAATGATGATTACCGATGAAGGCATCAAAAAATTAAGTGAAGCTCACGTTATTGGCAATTTATTGCCAGCCACTACTTTTAGTTTAATGGAAGATACGTATGCCCCAGCTAAAAAAATGATTGATCACGGAATGGCAATCACCTTAACCACCGATAGTAATCCAGGAAGTTGTCCGACGGCAAATTTACAGTTCATTATGCAACTGGGATGCTTTATGCAAAAATTAACGCCTATTCAAGTATTTAATGCCGTTACCATTAATGCAGCTTATTCTGTTTGTAGAGCAGATACAATCGGTAGCTTTGATAAAGGGAAAAATGCCGATATTGCAATTTTTGATGCACCTAATATTGATTTTCCGTTATACTTTTTTGCGACAAATTTAGTGGAAGCTGTTTATAAGGCAGGTAATTTAGTTATTTCACAGCGGCAATACAGCGTCAAATAA
- a CDS encoding radical SAM/SPASM domain-containing protein — protein MKHISVLIKPASSLCNLRCKYCFYADVSSLREVRSYGRMKKEVAEKMIKNIFSDLENGDELTLAFQGGEPTLAGLKYYENIVQLVKQQEKKVYVHYAIQTNGMLINFAWCKFFKENNFLVGLSIDGLPLYHNQNRVDVRGKGTFQKVLHTKRLFDKFEIEYNVLCVLTNQLAKEATKVFHFLKNESIRFVQFIPCMDDLDAKGNSSYSLTPKNFSIFYRELLQLWLNDLISGHYISIKLFDDVVNLLVNKQITACGILGNCQIQYVIEADGSVYPCDFYVLDEYRMGYIQEETLRELFEKESAVSFICAPRKLTDFCQNCELKRICQGGCKRMKDVMYVDKENNICGYKELLVELIPQIPLILNEMGKLTLC, from the coding sequence GTGAAACATATTTCTGTTTTAATCAAACCAGCTTCTTCGCTGTGTAATTTGAGATGCAAATATTGTTTTTATGCTGATGTAAGTTCATTGAGAGAAGTTCGCTCCTATGGAAGAATGAAAAAAGAAGTTGCGGAAAAAATGATTAAAAACATCTTTTCAGATTTAGAAAATGGGGACGAATTAACACTTGCATTTCAGGGTGGAGAGCCCACGCTCGCTGGATTGAAATATTATGAAAACATTGTTCAATTAGTAAAACAGCAAGAAAAAAAAGTCTATGTGCATTATGCAATTCAAACAAATGGAATGCTAATTAACTTCGCGTGGTGTAAATTTTTTAAAGAAAATAACTTTCTTGTAGGACTATCCATCGATGGTCTACCACTATATCATAATCAAAATCGCGTAGATGTCAGAGGGAAAGGAACCTTTCAAAAAGTTTTACATACAAAGCGGCTATTTGATAAATTTGAAATTGAATACAATGTGTTATGCGTACTAACTAACCAATTAGCCAAAGAAGCGACAAAAGTATTTCATTTTTTAAAAAACGAATCAATTCGATTTGTTCAGTTTATCCCTTGCATGGATGATTTAGACGCAAAAGGAAATAGCTCCTATAGTTTAACACCCAAAAATTTTTCCATATTTTATAGAGAATTATTGCAATTATGGCTAAACGATTTAATAAGTGGTCACTACATCAGTATTAAATTATTTGATGACGTGGTGAATCTACTTGTTAACAAACAAATAACCGCATGTGGTATTTTAGGAAATTGTCAGATTCAGTACGTTATTGAAGCTGATGGCAGCGTCTATCCTTGTGATTTTTATGTTTTAGATGAATATCGGATGGGCTATATTCAAGAAGAAACCTTACGTGAACTATTTGAAAAAGAAAGTGCCGTTTCATTTATTTGTGCTCCTCGAAAACTAACTGATTTTTGCCAAAATTGCGAACTTAAGCGCATCTGTCAGGGAGGGTGTAAGCGTATGAAAGACGTTATGTATGTAGATAAAGAAAATAACATATGTGGGTATAAGGAATTGTTGGTGGAATTAATACCACAGATACCGCTGATTTTAAATGAAATGGGGAAATTAACGCTATGCTAA
- a CDS encoding PTS mannose/fructose/sorbose/N-acetylgalactosamine transporter subunit IIC yields MELSVVQLILLVSLAYFTGIDPLFAMLQTNKPIIAGMFAGLIMGDLKTGLLVGATLQLMVLGVGTYGGASIPDFASGAIIGTVFGVLSGKGLEFAIGLSVPVGLMLVQLDVLARFVTVFFLHRIEKHVEEDNIKAINREALLSTIPFGLSRALPVGLALIFGDSLVKTIVDFAPDWLMGGLKIAGGVLPVVGIAILLRYLPVKKFFPFLLIGFFTAAYLKVPMMGAAILGAAMALIYYKVISVPKTQQVVTTGSQVAQTNFEVGDDEDEL; encoded by the coding sequence ATGGAATTATCAGTAGTTCAGCTGATTCTCTTAGTATCGCTCGCCTATTTTACTGGAATTGATCCTTTGTTTGCGATGCTTCAAACGAATAAACCTATTATTGCAGGAATGTTTGCAGGGCTTATTATGGGAGATTTGAAGACAGGTCTTTTAGTTGGAGCAACGCTCCAATTAATGGTATTAGGAGTTGGAACTTATGGGGGAGCTTCTATCCCTGATTTTGCTTCCGGTGCAATTATCGGTACTGTTTTTGGTGTTTTAAGTGGGAAAGGACTTGAATTTGCGATTGGCTTATCTGTACCGGTGGGATTGATGTTAGTACAGTTAGATGTTTTAGCGCGTTTTGTAACAGTTTTCTTCTTACATCGCATTGAAAAACATGTCGAAGAAGATAATATTAAAGCAATCAATAGAGAAGCGCTCTTAAGTACAATCCCTTTTGGTCTATCTCGAGCGTTACCTGTAGGATTGGCCTTAATTTTTGGCGATAGTTTAGTGAAAACGATTGTTGATTTTGCTCCAGATTGGTTAATGGGCGGTCTGAAAATCGCCGGGGGAGTTTTACCTGTGGTAGGTATTGCTATTTTATTACGTTATTTACCAGTGAAAAAATTTTTCCCATTCCTTTTAATTGGCTTTTTTACTGCGGCATATCTAAAAGTCCCTATGATGGGAGCAGCTATTTTAGGGGCAGCGATGGCCTTGATTTATTACAAAGTTATCTCTGTACCAAAAACACAGCAAGTAGTAACTACTGGATCTCAAGTAGCACAAACTAACTTTGAAGTAGGAGATGACGAAGATGAGCTTTGA
- a CDS encoding sulfite exporter TauE/SafE family protein produces MLIGIIYFIVIVFANTIGAVSGMGGGVIIKPVFDLIAQDSVAAISFYSTVAVFTMSLVSTWRQIKNGVHLNWQLVAFISGGAVAGGILGNYIFELLLSWLADESFVQLIQIGLTIITLVFAFLYSRFDWKNYHFNSVLSYFLAGLLLGFLASLLGIGGGPINVSLLMLLFSIPIKEATVYSLATIFFSQLAKILTITFSVGFARYDLTMLAFVIPAAILGGLLGSKLSNILSPKKVTFVFQCVILLVLVINLYNGWQVFV; encoded by the coding sequence ATGCTAATTGGAATTATTTATTTTATCGTAATTGTTTTTGCCAATACGATTGGGGCGGTGTCCGGCATGGGTGGTGGTGTTATTATTAAACCAGTGTTTGATCTGATAGCCCAAGATTCAGTCGCTGCAATTTCTTTTTATTCGACAGTGGCAGTTTTTACGATGTCGCTAGTCTCTACCTGGCGACAGATAAAAAATGGCGTTCATTTAAATTGGCAGTTGGTTGCCTTTATTTCCGGAGGCGCAGTGGCTGGTGGTATTTTAGGAAATTATATTTTTGAACTTTTATTATCTTGGTTAGCTGATGAAAGTTTTGTCCAACTAATTCAGATTGGGTTAACGATTATAACGTTGGTGTTTGCCTTTTTATATTCGCGTTTTGATTGGAAAAACTATCATTTTAATTCAGTACTAAGTTATTTTTTAGCAGGATTACTGTTAGGCTTTCTTGCGAGTTTACTGGGCATTGGCGGGGGCCCGATTAATGTTTCGCTGTTGATGCTATTATTTTCAATCCCAATTAAAGAAGCCACCGTTTACTCGCTTGCGACTATTTTTTTCTCACAACTTGCTAAAATTTTAACGATCACATTTAGTGTTGGTTTTGCACGTTACGACTTAACGATGTTGGCCTTTGTTATACCCGCAGCCATTTTAGGAGGACTGTTAGGTAGTAAACTAAGTAATATTTTGTCGCCCAAAAAAGTCACTTTTGTATTTCAATGTGTCATTTTACTAGTCTTAGTAATCAATCTTTATAACGGTTGGCAAGTGTTTGTATAA
- a CDS encoding PTS system mannose/fructose/sorbose family transporter subunit IID, translated as MSFETTKKLSKKDLQRVNWRYLLAGQIGWNYERMMSIAYTRALLPALEKLYPDKSERKEMLQTQLQFFNTGPHLATLIMGIDLAIEEDEGIKSKDTIIGLKTGLMGPFAAIGDSLFGAIIPTIMGSVAAYMGLEGSPIGAVLWLILSIAIVFLRYPLLFIGYKQGTKLVSSMSNTLKAITESATLLGITVVGALIPTVVNAKMPLEYKSGDVVLKMQDMLDQILPAMIPVLLVALAYWLLGLKKMNSTRVIWFMMILSIVLYNLHLLG; from the coding sequence ATGAGCTTTGAAACTACAAAGAAATTATCAAAAAAAGATTTGCAAAGAGTTAATTGGCGATATTTACTAGCAGGCCAAATTGGTTGGAACTACGAAAGAATGATGAGTATCGCTTATACGCGTGCGTTATTGCCAGCTTTAGAAAAATTATATCCCGATAAAAGCGAAAGAAAAGAAATGTTGCAAACACAACTTCAATTTTTTAATACTGGTCCGCATTTAGCAACTTTGATTATGGGAATAGATTTGGCGATAGAAGAAGACGAAGGAATAAAATCTAAAGATACGATTATTGGGTTAAAAACAGGATTGATGGGACCTTTTGCTGCAATTGGTGATTCTTTATTTGGCGCAATTATTCCTACTATCATGGGATCAGTTGCTGCTTATATGGGACTAGAAGGTAGTCCAATTGGTGCCGTTTTATGGCTGATTTTAAGTATTGCTATTGTATTTTTGCGCTACCCGTTATTATTTATTGGCTACAAACAAGGTACAAAATTAGTATCATCCATGAGCAATACATTAAAAGCAATTACAGAATCTGCAACTTTATTAGGGATTACTGTTGTGGGCGCACTAATTCCTACAGTAGTTAATGCTAAAATGCCACTGGAGTATAAATCTGGCGATGTTGTCTTAAAAATGCAAGATATGTTAGATCAAATTTTGCCTGCAATGATTCCTGTTTTGTTAGTGGCACTTGCGTATTGGTTATTGGGCTTAAAGAAAATGAATTCCACACGTGTCATTTGGTTTATGATGATTCTTTCCATTGTTTTGTATAATTTACACTTACTAGGATAG
- a CDS encoding arylsulfatase, which translates to MKKKPNIILMMVDQMRFDALGANGNSIISTPNLDMMAEQGYNFENAYTAVPSCIPSRAALMTGLSQAHHGRVGYEDKIPWTYEKTLGSEFTNLGYQTEVIGKMHVYPERNRMGFEHVELHDGYLHAARKYDNPFGTQFENTDDYLSWFKEHKGNTVDLMDNGLDCNSWVARPWMYEEELHPTNWVVTKSIDFLKRHDPTVPFFLKMSFTRPHSPLDPPAYYFDMYMNLLKDMPEIHVGEWAKNIGLDEKYSTIATKGHYKKHELDRMRAGYYGAITHIDHQIGRFLIALKEHRMDKDTIILFLSDHGDQLGEHHLFRKAYPYQGSIHIPFIVYDPANILEGKKHKIAELVELQDVFPSLIDFATSSKVEGIDGMSVKPMLSDSAIKLRSYIHGEHSFGKDSSQYILTKDWKYIWFPVRGEEQLFHLKEDPHEKWDVSELEPNKTSKFRDILIHELKDREEGFVEDNHLVKLHETILSLSFLKNEGGVS; encoded by the coding sequence ATGAAAAAGAAACCTAATATTATATTGATGATGGTTGATCAAATGAGATTTGATGCCTTGGGAGCAAATGGGAATAGTATCATTTCCACCCCCAATTTAGATATGATGGCAGAACAAGGCTATAATTTCGAAAATGCTTACACTGCTGTTCCAAGTTGCATTCCATCTCGGGCTGCTTTAATGACGGGATTATCACAAGCACATCACGGAAGAGTGGGGTATGAAGATAAAATTCCTTGGACGTATGAAAAAACCTTAGGATCAGAATTTACCAATTTAGGTTATCAAACAGAAGTAATAGGGAAAATGCATGTTTATCCTGAAAGAAATCGTATGGGATTTGAACATGTAGAATTACATGATGGCTATTTACATGCTGCGAGGAAGTATGATAATCCTTTTGGTACCCAATTTGAAAATACAGATGATTATTTATCTTGGTTTAAAGAACATAAGGGAAATACTGTAGATCTAATGGACAATGGTTTAGATTGTAATTCATGGGTAGCTCGTCCTTGGATGTATGAAGAAGAACTTCATCCAACAAACTGGGTAGTTACTAAGTCGATTGATTTTTTAAAGCGGCATGATCCAACGGTTCCATTTTTCTTGAAAATGTCATTTACAAGACCACATTCACCTCTAGACCCCCCAGCGTATTATTTTGATATGTATATGAATTTATTAAAGGATATGCCAGAAATTCATGTAGGCGAGTGGGCGAAAAATATTGGCTTGGATGAAAAATATTCGACAATTGCTACGAAGGGGCACTATAAAAAACACGAATTGGATAGAATGCGAGCAGGCTATTATGGTGCGATAACACATATTGATCATCAGATTGGACGGTTTTTAATAGCGTTGAAGGAACATAGAATGGATAAGGATACTATTATTTTATTTCTATCTGATCATGGAGATCAGCTTGGCGAACATCATTTATTTCGCAAAGCTTATCCCTACCAAGGAAGTATTCACATTCCTTTCATTGTGTATGATCCGGCAAATATTCTAGAAGGAAAAAAACACAAAATTGCTGAATTAGTGGAATTACAAGATGTTTTTCCATCATTGATAGATTTTGCTACATCTTCAAAAGTTGAGGGGATTGATGGTATGAGTGTAAAACCAATGCTGTCAGATAGCGCTATTAAGCTAAGATCTTATATTCATGGGGAGCACAGTTTTGGTAAAGACTCAAGTCAGTATATTTTGACAAAAGACTGGAAATATATCTGGTTTCCAGTTAGAGGCGAAGAACAGTTATTTCATTTGAAAGAAGACCCGCATGAGAAATGGGACGTTAGTGAATTAGAGCCAAATAAAACTAGCAAATTTCGGGATATTCTTATCCATGAGTTAAAAGACAGAGAAGAGGGGTTTGTAGAAGATAATCATTTGGTCAAATTACATGAGACCATACTTTCACTTTCTTTTCTAAAAAATGAAGGGGGAGTATCATGA